GTTGCGGTCCCAGATCAGCGTGTCGAAGGTCTGCATTCCGTGGGCGCCGCCCGAATAGGTTTCGATCTCCGCCGACAGGCTGAGGAAGCGCGGCGTGCTGGTGACGCGCTGCCACCTCTGGCGGTGGCTATGTTTGCGGTAAGGGTAGCCATCCTTCTCGGCCGCGTCCTTGTCGCGCCGTGCCGCCGCGATCAACGCTTCGCGTTTTGCCTCCCGGTCGCCGTCGAGCGCTTTCGCCAGCTCGGGAATCCGCGCCGCCTCCACGGGATAGGCATAGGCGAATTCGACCAGTTCGTCGCTTTCGCTGACGTTCGATGCCGCCGCATTCTTCGCGGCCTCATCGGCGGCGCCTTGCGGCGGCGCGCCGGGCACCGATGCCGCGGCGACCTTATCCGCCTTCGTCGGCCGGTCTTCGGAACAGCCCGCCAGCAGCAGCGCGCCGGCCAGGATCGGGATGGCGTTTCGCCAGGATGTGTCGATCGTCATGCCGACATAACGCCGGGAATCGACAAAATATCCCGGGCGGCTTAGCACGGCTCTCATGATCGACTATTCCGACCTGATCCAGCCCGACAAGGGACAGGATGCCCGCCCGATCCATCTCGTCGACAAAAAGGGCTATGACGAATGGCTGAAGAGCCGCAGTGCGCGCGAACGCGCCCATCTGGCTGCGGTCGGTTTCAAACCCGACGCATTCGTCCATGCGATCCTGCCGGGCGACGATCCCGAAAAATGGGCAGTCGTCACCGCCGTCGCGAACGTGGAGAGCCTGTCGGCCTGGTGCCTCGCCAAGCTGGGGCAAATCCTTCCCGAAGGCCGCTACCGCCTCGAAGGCCAGCAACCCGGCAAGGCGCTGTTCGGCTGGATGAGCGCGCAATATCGTTTCGACACCTATAAATCGAACGCACCGGCGAAAGGCCCGCGCGCCCTGCTCACAACCGACGTCGGCGCGATCGCGCCGATGTTGGCGGAGATGCGCGCGGTCGCGCTCGTCCGAAACCTCGTCAACACGCCCGCCGCCGACATGGGTCCCGCCGCGATCGAGAAAGAAGCCGAGCGCATCGCCAAGGCGCATGGCGGCAAGCTCAGCGTCACCAAGGGCGAGGCGCTCGAACAAGGCTATCCGATGATCCACGCGGTCGGGCGCGCGGCGGCGAAGCATCATGCGCCGCGGCTGATCGAGATCATATGGGGCAAGGAGGATCACCCGCGCGTCGCGCTGGTCGGCAAGGGGATTAGCTTCGACAGCGGCGGGCTTGACATCAAGCCTGCGGCAGGGATGCGGCTGATGAAAAAGGATATGGGCGGCGCGGCGCATGTGCTCGCGCTCGCCGAACTGGTGATGGCGAGCGGGCTGCCGGTGCGGCTTCACTGTCTGGTCGCGGCGGCCGAAAACGCGATTTCGGCGGACGCTTTCCGCCCCGGCGATGTGCTCAAGAGTCGCAAGGGTTTGACCGTCGAGATCGGCAATACCGACGCCGAGGGCCGGCTCGTGCTGGGGGACGCGCTGACGAAGGCCGGCGAAGCCAAGCCCGAGCTGATCGTCGATTTCGCGACGCTGACGGGCGCAGCACGCGTCGCGCTCGGCCCCGACCTGCCGCCGCTCTTCACGAACGACGACGATCTTGCCGAGGCGATGCTCGCAGGCGGGATCGAACGCGACGATCCCCTGTGGCGGATGCCGCTGTGGGATGGCTATGCCGACCTGCTCGAAACCGATATCGCCGACCTTGGCAATGCGGGCAGTTCGCCCTTCGCGGGGTCGATCACCGCGGCCTTGTTCCTGAAACGCTTCATCCCCGACGGGGTGGCTTGGGCGCATCTCGATACCTTCGCATGGCGTCCCTCGGCCAAGCCCGGACGCCCGAAGGGCGGCGCGGCGCTGGGGCTGCGCGCCGCATGGGCGATGCTCCAGACGCGCTACGACCGGCGTGCGAAAAGCTGAACATTCTTGATAATGGAGGTCCTGCTGGTCTAATGGCCCGCGATTGTCCGCGCTCGGCGGACCTCGGGTTTCATCGGGACGGCAAGTGACAGTAGACAGCGGCGAACATTCAGCGGCAAATCGCGTGCGCATGGGGCGCCCCGGCACGGTGGGTGCCGGCCGCGACCGGTTCGGCCTGACGGGAACTTCGCAAGCCTTCGATCCGCGCGTCGTGGCGATCCGCCCCGACCTTGCCGACATCGCTATCGCCGGCACGCATTTCGCCCCGCATTATGCTGCGCCGATGATGCGGAGCGGCGTCCTCCCCGCCGCATCGCTGCGCGCGTCCCCGTCGGTCGATGCCGACCAGACGAGTGAATTGCTGTTCGGCGAAGGCTTTGCCTTGCTCGATCTCACCGGCGGCTGGGCTTGGGGCTATTGCCTCGCCGACCATTATGTCGGCTATCTCGCGGCCGAAGCGCTTGCCGCACCGATCGCGCCGACCCACCGCGTCGAAATGATCGAAGCTATGCTCCACAGCGCACCCGACGCCGCGAGCGGCGGCCCCGCCGTCCTGCCGCGCGGCGCGCTGGTGATGGGCGAAGTCGAAGGCGAATGGCTCGCAACCTCGCACGGCTACCTGCCGCTGGCCGCGCTCGCCGAAGTCGGCGCGCTAGACCGCGATCCTGCCGAACTGGCGGAGCAGATGATCGGCACGCCCTACCTCTGGGGCGGGCGCACCGCGAAGGGCATCGATTGCTCGGGTCTCGTCCAGCTCGTCTGGGGCGCAGCGGGCGTCCAGTTGCCGCGCGACAGCGATTTACAGCTTGCCGCCCTCGGCGCCGACAAAGATGTCGGTCCTTCGGCGCTGGCGCGCGGCGACCTCGTCTTCTTTCCCGGCCATGTCGGCATCATGGCCGACGGGCAGAACATCATTCATGCCAGCCGACGATGGATGGCGGTGAAGGCGGAACCGCTGGCCGAGGTCGTCGCACGCTCGGCTGCCAAGGACCATGATCCGCCGGTGAGCGGATATAAAAGACTGCGATAATCATGACACAGACGGTTTTCATCGACGGCGCGGCGGGAACGACGGGCCTCGAAATCGCCGAGCGCCTCGCCGGGCGGAGCGAATTTTCGCTGATCGCGCTTGACGAGGCACGCCGCAAGGATGCCGCTGCGCGGCGCGAAGCGCTGAACGAGGCCGATTTCGTCATCCTCTGCCTGCCCGACGACGCGGCGCGCGAAGCGGTGGCGATGATCGGAAACGATCGCACGAAGGTCATCGACGCATCGACCGCGCATCGCGTCGCCGCCGGCTGGGCTTACGGCTTTCCCGAACTGAACGCCGGGCAGCGCGCAGCGATCGCCGCCTCCACGCGCGTCAGCAACCCCGGCTGCTATCCGACCGGCTTCCTCGCGCTCGTCGCGCCGCTGGTCGCGACGGGCATTGTTTCCGCCGACGCCCGGCTCAGCATCAATGCCGTGTCGGGCTATTCGGGCGGCGGCAAGGATCTGATCGCGCGGTTCGAGGCCGAACCCGACCTTGGCTTCCGCAGCTACGGCCTGTCGCTCGATCACAAGCATGTGCCCGAGATGCAAAAGGGCGCGGGTCTGGCGCATCCGCCGCTATTCGCGCCGGCCGTCGTCCCCGTCTATCGCGGGATGCTCGTCGAGGTGCCGCTGAGCTTCGACGCGCCGGCCGCCGACGCGGTCCTCGACACCCTCACCGCGCATTTCGACGGATCCGAATTGGTGACCGTGCGGCGCGGCGACGAGAGCGAACTGCTGCTCGGCAAGCATGACGAGGCGACCGACCGGATGGAACTGACCGTATTCGCCGATCCTGCGGGCCGGCAGTTGCGCCTCGTCGCGCGGCTCGACAATCTTGGCAAGGGCGCAAGCGGCGCCTGCGTCCAGAATCTCAACATCATGGCGGGATTGCCCGAAACTGCGGGCCTGCGGCTGTAAACCCTAATGCACCGTGTCGAGGACATCCTCGACCGACAAATAGGTGATCAGTCGCTCGATCTGGCGCCAGCGCGCGAAATGGACGTGATTGCCGAGCGCGCGATACTGCTCTGCGCGCGCCGCTGCCGCGAACCCGGCTTCCTCGCCATGCATCATGATCAGCGCATGGGCATCCTCGACCGCGGCGCGATCAGAAAGAAAGGGTGCTGGCAGAAACATCGGCTTCCTGGTCCGTTACTTGGACTCCCCTCCTACGCGCCGCGCCTCACCGCCCCGTTCCCAACCGTGATGAACGATCGGGTAAGGTTAATCGCAAGCCGTCGCCGGTTAACCCTTAACCCGCCTTCGCAACCCCTTTGACGCCGCGCGCCGCCCGTGTAGACAGGCCGCATGCGCAAGTTCCTGAAATATGCCGCCCTCGCCCTGCTGCTGCTGCTGATCGCTGGCGGCGTCACGCTCTACATCATGTCGCGGCCCGACGTGGCGCGCTTCTCGACCGCGGAACTCAGCGGCCGGGTGCCGGTGATGGCCTCGCAGCGCACCGAGACGTTCCCGACGATCAACGTTCCCGAGGCGACGAGCTGGGCTGCGGGCCAGGCGCCGCGCGTCGCGCAGGGGCTCACCGTCGCGCGCTTTGCCGAGGGTCTCGATCATCCGCGCACGATGCTGGTGCTGCCTAACGGCGATGTACTCGTCGCCGAATCGCAGAGCCCGCCGCGCAAGGACGGCGGCGTTCAGGGCGCGGTGATGAAGAATCTGATGGGCAAGGGCGGCGCGGGACGCCGTCCGTCGGCGAACCGCATCACCCTGCTCCGCGACGCCGATGGCGACGGCAAGGCCGAGGTGAAGACCGCCTATATCACCGGCCTAAACTCGCCCTATGGCATGGCCCTCGTCGGCGACACGCTCTATGTCGCCAACACCGATGCGCTGCTCGCCTTTCCTTATGCCGAAGGCGAGACGAAGATGAGCGGCAAGCCGGCGAAGGTCGTTGATCTGCCCGCCAAGGGAACCAACCGCCACTGGACCAAAAGCCTGGCCGCCGCGCCCAACGGCTGGCTCTACATCGGCGTCGGCGCCGATTCGAACATCGGCGAAGCGGGCATGAACCGCGAGTTCCGCCGTGCCAGCGTGCTCGAGGTGCGGCCCGAGAATAAATATATGCGCACCTTCGCCGCGGGCATCCGCAACCCCGTCGGTCTCGCCTTCTACCCCGGCTCCGACCGGCTGTGGACCGTCGTCAACGAACGCGACATGCTCGGCAGCGACCTTGTCCCCGACTATCTGACCGACCTCGACGAGGGCGATTTCTATGGCTGGCCCTGGTATTATTGGGGCGGCTTCATCGACCCGCGCGTCGCGCCCGAGGGCGAGGATCGCCGGCAATATGTGAAGCGCCCCGAATATGGCCTCGGCGCGCACACCGCCCCGCTCGGCATGACCTTTACGGACGGCCTCGACCTAGGTGAACGCTGGGCGAACGGCGCGCTGATCGCGCGCCACGGATCGTGGAACCGCGAGCCCGCGACGGGCTATGACGTCGTGTTCGTCAAGTTCGGCGCGAACGGCAAGCCCGCCGACGCGCTCCCGGTCACGCTGCTCGACCAGTTCCTCGGCAAGGACGGCGAAACCACCCGCGGCCGCCCGGCCGACGTCAAGGTTGCAAAGGACGGCAGCGCTCTCGTCGCCGACGATACCGGCGGGGTGATCTGGCGGGTTGCGAAGGCGGGTTGAGTCCGAAGAAAATATCGTCATTGCGAGCGCAGCGAAGCAATCCAGGGCGGTTTACGCCATTCTGGATTGCTTCGCTGCGCTCGCAATGAAGGGCTGCTGGCGCGGGATCAAACCCGCATCGGCATCAGCACATAGAGCGCCGGGCTCTTTTCGCTCTCGCGGATCAGCGTCGGGGCGTTGGCGTCGGCGAGGTGGAGCTCGACATTGTCGCCATCGACCTGGCCGAGGATGTCGCTCAAATAGCGGGCATTGAAACCGATCTCCATCGCCTCGCTGTCATAGGCGGCGGCCAGTTCTTCGGCCGCGGTCCCGTTCTCGGGGCTGGTGACGCTCAGCGTGATGCGGTCCTTGTCGAGCCCGACCTTGACCGCGCGGGTCTTTTCGCTGGCGATCGTCGAGACGCGATCGACGCCTTGGAACAGGCTCTTCGGATCGACCTTCAACAGCTTGTCGTTCGCGGTCGGGATGACGCGGCTGTAATCGGGGAAGGTGCCGTCGATCAGCTTCGAGGTGAGCACGGCATGGCCGAGCTGGAAACGGATCTTGCTGGCCGACAGGCTGATTTCGACATTGCCCTCGGCCTCGTCGAGCAGCTTGCGGATCTCACCGACGCATTTGCGGGGCACGATGACGTCGGGCATCGACGCGGCGCCGTCGGGGCGCGTGACCGTATAGCGCGCGAGGCGGTGGCCGTCGGTGGCCGCAGCCTTCAGCACCGGGCCGCTCGCATCCTCGGCGACGTGGAAGAAGATGCCGTTCAGATAATAGCGCGTTTCCTCGGTCGAGATGGCAAAGCGCGTCTTGTCGATGATCTGGATGAGCTCGGCGACGGGCAGCTCGAAATTGGTCGGCAGGTCGCCCTCGGCGATCACGGGGAAATCGTCGCGCGGCAGCGTCGGCAGGTTGAAGTTCGAGCGGCCGGCCTTGACCTGCATCTTGCCCTCGGCGGCGGCCAGGCTGACCTCCGACCCTTCGGGCAGTTTGCGCGCGATTTCAAAGAGCGTGTGCGCCGACACCGTCGTCGTACCCGGCGTTTCCACCTTCGCCGCGATCGTTTCGACGACCTGCAGGTCGAGGTCGGTCGCCATCAGTTTCAGTTGGCCCGACGCGTCGGCTTCGATCAGGACGTTCGAAAGGATCGGGATCGTGTTGCGCCGCTCGACCACCGACTGGACGTGGCCGAGGCTTTTCAACAACACTGCGCGTTCGATCGTCGCTTTCATTCTAAATCTGCCATCCCTGTGTTTCGCGGGAGAAGTCCCTTAGGGACAGACCATCGGAGGCGATTCGCGCCCCGATTCTGGCCCCTGAAAATGCCCACCTTCCTTAACGCAAGCATCGCGACGTGCAAGCCATGCTTGCAAAGCGGCAGCAATCGCGCGAACGAGGCGCGATGCGGCGGCGGGCCCTCCTTTTCCTGATTGCGGCGGCGACGCCCGGAGCGACGTTCGCCGCCGCTCCCGCCGCGCTCGGCATTTTCGACGGCTGGGGCGCCTTCCGCGATCCCGGAACGCCGCGTTGCTATGCCCTCGCCGCGCCCGCTGCGACGATAGGCACACCAAAAGTGAAAGCCTATGTCAGCGTCGGCTATTGGCCCAGCTCGCGCATCCGCGGCCAATTCTACGTCCGACTGTCAAAGGCGCGGGCGCCGCACCGCGAGTTGCGCCTGACGATCGGCAGCCGCCGCTTCATCCTGACCGGCAACGGCGCGCACGGCTGGGCAAGCGACGGCCGCATGGACGCCGCGATCGTCGCGGCGATGCGGTCGGCGCCGAGCATGAGCGTCGAGAGCGGCACGCCCGATGGCCGCGCGATCGCCGACACCTATCGCCTGCGCGGCGCCGCAACCGCGATCGACGCGGCGGCGCTGGGATGCGCGCGGCTGCGCTGAGGCCGCCTAGCCCCGACCCAGCTTCGCAAGTTCGGCGGCGAGAAAGTCGAGGACCAGCCGCACGCGGGGGACGTGGCGCAGCCGTTCGTGCGTGAGCAGCCACAGCCCCGTGGTATCTTCGCTCTTTGGCGGGATGCAGCGGATCAGATCGGCTTCGCGGTCGGCCAGGAAGGCCGGCAGGACAGTGAGGCCCATGCCCGCACGCACGCCGGCGAGCAGACCGGACGCGGTGTCATATCGCATCACGACCGACTCCTCGAGCCCATATTGGCGCAGCCAAGCCTGATAGGGTTCCCACACCCCGCCGCCACCGCCGATGAAGGGATGGGCGGCGAGTTCGTCGCGCGTGTGCGGAATGCCTTGCCGGTCCGCATAATCGCGGCTGCAATAGACCGTCCAAGGATTGTCCGCGATGCGCCGCCCGACGAGGCCCGCGCCCGTCGGCTGCTTGCTGCTGCGGATCGCGATGTCGGCGGCGCCGGCCGCAAGATCACGCGGTTCGTCCGACGTGTCGAGATCGATATGGATCGCCGGGTGCGCGGCGCGAAGGTCACGGAGGATCGGCGGCAGGATGGTCACCGCGAAGATTTCCATCGTCGTCAGACTGACCGTGCCGCCTGCATCGCGCGACCGCGCGCCCGCCGCCTCGCCGAAGCGGTCGGCGGCGTCGCGGACGGCCACCGCGCTCGCCAGCATCGCTTCGCCCACCGGGGTCAGCGTATAGCCCGCCTGCCTTCGCTCGAACAGGTTGAGACCCGTCGCCGCTTCCAGTGCGGCGATCCGCCGGGCCACGGTCGTCTGGCTGACGCGCAGCGCCTGCGCGGCGGACAAGGTACTGCCCGTTTCCGCCACCGCCAGAAAGGCCTTGAGGTCGTTCCAATCATACATGACGCCTTGTGCGCCATAATCGCCTCCGCCTCATTCTGCAATTTTGCAGAATGAGGCGGCAACATCGTTGCTCCTGTCGTTCGCGCCGATCGATTATCTGACGATTCCACCGGCTTCCTCCCCTCCTCCCCGAGCCGGACGATGGAGACAGAAGATGCAAAAGCTTATGATCCTCGCCGCCTTCGCCACGCTTTCGGCAGCCCAGCCCGCATCGGCGCAGGCGATTCCCGCGAACCCGAGCGTCGCCGTCGCGCACGGCGACCTCGACCTCAGGACCGAGGCGGGCACCAAGGCGCTCGACCGCCGGATCTGGCGCGCCGTCGTCGCGGTGTGCGGAACGGCGCCCGACTATGACCTCGAAGGAAAGAACGACGTGCGCGAGTGCCGCCGCGACACCCGGCGCGTCGCTGCCGCGCAGGCCGATCTGGCGATCGCCAGCGCGACGCGTGACCAGAAAATCCAGGTCAGTTCGATCCGCAAATAGCGTCCGGGCCCCTGTTGCAGGGCCCCGATAGCCGGGGCGGCGATCCGGGCACGGTCGCCGTCCCGGCGTGCTGTCCGGTTCGGCGACGATCCTGTAAGGATGGTGATCGAATCCCCTTGCCCGCCCCTTGCTGATCCTTACATACAGGCGCACGATAATTTCCTGGATGATTGAGGTCGCCTTGCCATGCCCCGTAAAAGCCTGTCCGCCCCGCTCGCGCTGGTTGCCCTCGCCATGACTCCGGCGGCAGCACAGGCGGCGGAAGCCGCGGCGGCGTCGGCGCCTGCCCCGATGCTCGCCTATCCCGATACGGCGCGCGGCGACACGGTCGAGCCGCAGTTCGGCGTCGACGTCGCCGATCCCTATCGCTGGCTGGAGGACGACGTTCGCGTCAATCCGGAGGTCGCCGACTGGGTGGCGGCGCAGAACAAGGTGACCGACGCCTATCTCGACACGCTGCCCGGCCGTGACGCGTTCAAGGCGCGGATGACCGAGCTTTACAATTACGAACGCTTCGGCCTGCCGACCAAGGCGGGAACGCGCTATTTCTACAGCCGCAACGACGGATTGCAGCCGCAATCGGTACTCTATGTCCGCGAAGGGCTGAAGGGCGAAGGCCGCGTGCTGATCGATCCCAATTTATGGGCCAAGGACGGCGCGACCGCGCTCGCCGAATGGAACCCGTCGGAGGACGGCAAGCATCTCCTCTATTCGGTGCAGGACGGCGGCACCGACTGGCGCATCGTGCGCGTCAAGGACGTCGCGACGGGGCAAGACCTGTCCGACGAGGTGCGCTGGGTCAAATTCTCAGGCCTCGATTGGGCCAAGGACGGCAGCGGCTTTTATTATTCGCGCTTCCCGGAGCCCGAGCAGGGCGAGGCATTCCAGTCATTGAACGAAAATCACAGCGTCTATTTCCACAAGCTCGGCACGCCGCAGAGCGAGGATGTGCTGATCCACGCGACCCCGGACAAGCCCAAGCTGAATAACAGCGCGGTCGTCACCGATGACGGCAAATATCTGCTCGTCATCTCGTCCGAGGGGACCGACGAACGCTATGGACTGACGCTCCATCCGCTCGGCAAGCGCGGCGCGAAGCCGATTACCCTCGTCGATGATTTTGCGAATAACTGGGAATATGTGACCAACGCGGGCACGCGCTTCACTTTCCTGACCAACAAGGGGGCGCCGCGCGGACGGATCGTCTCGTTCGACATCAAAAAGCCCGGCGAACTGACGCAGCTGGTCGGCGAGAATGACGCGACGCTGGTCGGCGCGTCGCGCGTCGGGGACCGCATCATCCTTTCCTACCTCGGCGATGCGAAGTCGGAGGCGCGAATGGTCGCGCTCGACGGCAAGCCGGTCGCGAACATCCAGCTCGCCGACATCGGCGCCGCATCGGGCTTCGGCGGCAAGTCGAGCGATCCCGAAACCTTCTACGCCTTTTCGAGCTATGCGCGGCCGACCACGATCTATCGCTTCGACACGCAGACCGGGAAGAGCGAGATTTTCGCGGAGCCCAAACTGACCTTCAAGCCCGCCGACTTCAGCGTCGAGCAGCGCTTCTATAAATCGAAGGACGGCACCGAAGTGCCGATGTTCATCGTGATGAAAAAGGGCCTCGAGCGCAGCAAGGGCTCGCCGACGCTTCTCTATGGCTATGGCGGGTTCAACGTGTCGATGACGCCGGCCTTTTCGCCGACGCGGCTCGCCTGGG
This genomic interval from Sphingopyxis chilensis contains the following:
- a CDS encoding DUF4163 domain-containing protein — its product is MTIDTSWRNAIPILAGALLLAGCSEDRPTKADKVAAASVPGAPPQGAADEAAKNAAASNVSESDELVEFAYAYPVEAARIPELAKALDGDREAKREALIAAARRDKDAAEKDGYPYRKHSHRQRWQRVTSTPRFLSLSAEIETYSGGAHGMQTFDTLIWDRNRRKQMKPLDLFQSSAAFDAVVRDAFCAGIKRAKAAKGIEEAPDSVFAKCPPASAQTVWLGSSDGRYLDRLTVAIAPYEIGAYAEGSYKVNLPMTGALVKVVKDEFARDFLPIN
- a CDS encoding leucyl aminopeptidase family protein — protein: MIDYSDLIQPDKGQDARPIHLVDKKGYDEWLKSRSARERAHLAAVGFKPDAFVHAILPGDDPEKWAVVTAVANVESLSAWCLAKLGQILPEGRYRLEGQQPGKALFGWMSAQYRFDTYKSNAPAKGPRALLTTDVGAIAPMLAEMRAVALVRNLVNTPAADMGPAAIEKEAERIAKAHGGKLSVTKGEALEQGYPMIHAVGRAAAKHHAPRLIEIIWGKEDHPRVALVGKGISFDSGGLDIKPAAGMRLMKKDMGGAAHVLALAELVMASGLPVRLHCLVAAAENAISADAFRPGDVLKSRKGLTVEIGNTDAEGRLVLGDALTKAGEAKPELIVDFATLTGAARVALGPDLPPLFTNDDDLAEAMLAGGIERDDPLWRMPLWDGYADLLETDIADLGNAGSSPFAGSITAALFLKRFIPDGVAWAHLDTFAWRPSAKPGRPKGGAALGLRAAWAMLQTRYDRRAKS
- a CDS encoding C40 family peptidase, whose product is MTVDSGEHSAANRVRMGRPGTVGAGRDRFGLTGTSQAFDPRVVAIRPDLADIAIAGTHFAPHYAAPMMRSGVLPAASLRASPSVDADQTSELLFGEGFALLDLTGGWAWGYCLADHYVGYLAAEALAAPIAPTHRVEMIEAMLHSAPDAASGGPAVLPRGALVMGEVEGEWLATSHGYLPLAALAEVGALDRDPAELAEQMIGTPYLWGGRTAKGIDCSGLVQLVWGAAGVQLPRDSDLQLAALGADKDVGPSALARGDLVFFPGHVGIMADGQNIIHASRRWMAVKAEPLAEVVARSAAKDHDPPVSGYKRLR
- the argC gene encoding N-acetyl-gamma-glutamyl-phosphate reductase codes for the protein MTQTVFIDGAAGTTGLEIAERLAGRSEFSLIALDEARRKDAAARREALNEADFVILCLPDDAAREAVAMIGNDRTKVIDASTAHRVAAGWAYGFPELNAGQRAAIAASTRVSNPGCYPTGFLALVAPLVATGIVSADARLSINAVSGYSGGGKDLIARFEAEPDLGFRSYGLSLDHKHVPEMQKGAGLAHPPLFAPAVVPVYRGMLVEVPLSFDAPAADAVLDTLTAHFDGSELVTVRRGDESELLLGKHDEATDRMELTVFADPAGRQLRLVARLDNLGKGASGACVQNLNIMAGLPETAGLRL
- a CDS encoding PQQ-dependent sugar dehydrogenase codes for the protein MRKFLKYAALALLLLLIAGGVTLYIMSRPDVARFSTAELSGRVPVMASQRTETFPTINVPEATSWAAGQAPRVAQGLTVARFAEGLDHPRTMLVLPNGDVLVAESQSPPRKDGGVQGAVMKNLMGKGGAGRRPSANRITLLRDADGDGKAEVKTAYITGLNSPYGMALVGDTLYVANTDALLAFPYAEGETKMSGKPAKVVDLPAKGTNRHWTKSLAAAPNGWLYIGVGADSNIGEAGMNREFRRASVLEVRPENKYMRTFAAGIRNPVGLAFYPGSDRLWTVVNERDMLGSDLVPDYLTDLDEGDFYGWPWYYWGGFIDPRVAPEGEDRRQYVKRPEYGLGAHTAPLGMTFTDGLDLGERWANGALIARHGSWNREPATGYDVVFVKFGANGKPADALPVTLLDQFLGKDGETTRGRPADVKVAKDGSALVADDTGGVIWRVAKAG
- the dnaN gene encoding DNA polymerase III subunit beta is translated as MKATIERAVLLKSLGHVQSVVERRNTIPILSNVLIEADASGQLKLMATDLDLQVVETIAAKVETPGTTTVSAHTLFEIARKLPEGSEVSLAAAEGKMQVKAGRSNFNLPTLPRDDFPVIAEGDLPTNFELPVAELIQIIDKTRFAISTEETRYYLNGIFFHVAEDASGPVLKAAATDGHRLARYTVTRPDGAASMPDVIVPRKCVGEIRKLLDEAEGNVEISLSASKIRFQLGHAVLTSKLIDGTFPDYSRVIPTANDKLLKVDPKSLFQGVDRVSTIASEKTRAVKVGLDKDRITLSVTSPENGTAAEELAAAYDSEAMEIGFNARYLSDILGQVDGDNVELHLADANAPTLIRESEKSPALYVLMPMRV
- a CDS encoding LysR family transcriptional regulator is translated as MYDWNDLKAFLAVAETGSTLSAAQALRVSQTTVARRIAALEAATGLNLFERRQAGYTLTPVGEAMLASAVAVRDAADRFGEAAGARSRDAGGTVSLTTMEIFAVTILPPILRDLRAAHPAIHIDLDTSDEPRDLAAGAADIAIRSSKQPTGAGLVGRRIADNPWTVYCSRDYADRQGIPHTRDELAAHPFIGGGGGVWEPYQAWLRQYGLEESVVMRYDTASGLLAGVRAGMGLTVLPAFLADREADLIRCIPPKSEDTTGLWLLTHERLRHVPRVRLVLDFLAAELAKLGRG
- a CDS encoding UrcA family protein codes for the protein MQKLMILAAFATLSAAQPASAQAIPANPSVAVAHGDLDLRTEAGTKALDRRIWRAVVAVCGTAPDYDLEGKNDVRECRRDTRRVAAAQADLAIASATRDQKIQVSSIRK
- a CDS encoding prolyl oligopeptidase family serine peptidase, with translation MPRKSLSAPLALVALAMTPAAAQAAEAAAASAPAPMLAYPDTARGDTVEPQFGVDVADPYRWLEDDVRVNPEVADWVAAQNKVTDAYLDTLPGRDAFKARMTELYNYERFGLPTKAGTRYFYSRNDGLQPQSVLYVREGLKGEGRVLIDPNLWAKDGATALAEWNPSEDGKHLLYSVQDGGTDWRIVRVKDVATGQDLSDEVRWVKFSGLDWAKDGSGFYYSRFPEPEQGEAFQSLNENHSVYFHKLGTPQSEDVLIHATPDKPKLNNSAVVTDDGKYLLVISSEGTDERYGLTLHPLGKRGAKPITLVDDFANNWEYVTNAGTRFTFLTNKGAPRGRIVSFDIKKPGELTQLVGENDATLVGASRVGDRIILSYLGDAKSEARMVALDGKPVANIQLADIGAASGFGGKSSDPETFYAFSSYARPTTIYRFDTQTGKSEIFAEPKLTFKPADFSVEQRFYKSKDGTEVPMFIVMKKGLERSKGSPTLLYGYGGFNVSMTPAFSPTRLAWVDKGGVLAIANLRGGGEYGKAWHDAGRLDKKQNVFDDFIAAGEYLIAQGIASKGQIAIEGGSNGGLLVGAVTNQRPDLFAAALPAVGVMDMLRFDRFTAGRYWVDDYGYPSKEDDFKNLLGYSPYHNIRDGVSYPAVLVTTADTDDRVVPGHSFKYTAALQHAKAGDKPHLIRVETRAGHGSGKPTDKIIAEAADKYAFAAKWTGLDVE